TCGCGTAGTGCGGGCATAGTCGCCCAATTCCCCTTCGAATTCAAGGGGTTTTCCTGCAAAAGAGGTATGGTGGGCAGTCTGCCGCCGACCTCACAGGTGGCTGCGAACCCATGCCTCGATGTCGCGGGCGTTCATGGCGCCGGGCTGGCGGGCGATCTCGCGGCCGTGGCGAAAGAGAACCAGTGTGGGCACGGCCCTGATGGCGAAGCGGGTGGCCACCTCGATCTCGGCCGAGGTGTCGATCTTGGCCAGGCGCACGTCCGGGTGCAGGGCCCTGGCCGCTTCCTCGAACTGGGGGACCATCATCAGGCAGGGGCCGCAGGTGGGGGAATAGAAGTCCACGAGCAGGGGCGCGTGGCTCCCGGCAATCTGGCGCTCAAAAGTGGCTGCCACGAGCTCCAGCGGCTTCGGTTCGAAGACGGCAGCCCTGCATTTGCCGCAGGTGGCCTGGGCCTCGCGCCCGGCCTGGACGCGATTGCGCGCCCCGCAGCCGGGGCAGACGAGGATTCGGGCAGTGTCGGTCATGGGGTTCCCTCCGGGAATGTGTCTGGCCCGAAGATAAGCACCAACGGGCCAAAGGCAATGACTCGGCCCGATTCAAACCAGGAGGAAGGTGGCCGTGGCCCTGGCCGACTCCCGAGCCGGACCGCCCTTGCCAGCTTCGGCCTCGTCGGAGCCCAGATCCCGGAGCACGGCCTCGGCAAAGACGACCCGCTTGCCGCGCCTGACCACACGGGCCTCGCATTCGAGCACGGCCCCCTCCTCCACAGGGCGCAGGTAGCTGACGTTCATGTCCACTGTGGTGGTCTTCTCCCGCGGGGCGTTGCCAGCCAGCACGGCGTGGGCCATGGCCTCGTCGAGGAGGGTGGCCAGGATGCCCCCGGCGACCATCCCTGCCCCCTGGACCAGCTCTGGCCTGGCGCGAAGGCGCAGCATGGCCCGCTCAGGCATCAGGGCCTCGACCTCGATGCCGAGAAAAGTGAAAAGCGGGTTCACCCGCTGGTCCGGGCAACAGACTTTTTCCAGATACTTGCGGGTCATGATCGCTCCGTGTCGGTGGTCAGCCAGCCCTCCATGTCCCGGCGCAGCCGATCAAGCTGGGCGATGGTGCCGTCGATGTCGTCGGGGAAGGCCGCGGGTTCGAGTTCGAGAGTTACATAGCGCGAATAGCCCCGGCCGCCAAGATGGCGCAGGAACTCGGCCAGAGGCAGGCACCCCTTGCCCGGAGCCAGATGTTCGGTGTAGCCCCTGGCATCGGAAAAATGGACGTTGTAGAGCATCTCCAACGGCACCTTGGCGATGGAATCAAGGACGTTGCGCCCGGAAACACCCATGTGGCAAACATCAAAGGTCAGGCCCACGTTCTTGTCTCGACACTGTTCCAGGAGCTTTTCCAGCGGATCGCGCGAAAAGGGCGAGCCCTCGGGCCAGGGCATGTTTTCAAGGGAAAACCGGATGCGCCCTTTGGCGTCCAGGAGCAGAGGCAGGTCGCACGCCTTCTCGAACCAGCGGTTCTGGATCATGTTGGCCAGCCGGGAGCCCGGCGGGTGCATGGTGATGTGGTCGGCGTGGGGCAGGGCGTTGGCCAGGGCCGTGGTCGCCTTCCAGGAGGCGAGATGCCCGCCCCAGGCGGCCCAGTCGCGAAAGGGCGCGTGCAGGCTCCTGACGGGGAGTACCTCGCTGATGCGCTCCAGGCCCGCTTCGGGCGTCAGCCTGGGCGAGTTCATGATCAGTTCCATGCCCGCGAAACCCGCGTCCCGCCCGATCTGCGCGATGCGCTTGAGGGGCAGGTGGAATAGACAGCCTGCCGAGAGCAGGATGACGGGGCCGGGGTCGGCTGGGGCGCTCATGCCCTCCCAATACGACATCGCCCACACCTGCGCGATGAAAATTTCGGGGAAGGGCGCAATCGGGCTGGTAAACGGCGGGGCCTGCGGCCCTGCCCGGAAGAACCGGCGCGGCCGGTGCCGAACTCAGGATCGCGCCCTTGCCGGCGATTTTTCAATAAGGTCAATGATGACCAAGGCCCAGGACATGTCGCGCTTGTTGTCCTCGGTCATGGCGTCGAGGAGCCACTCCTTGAGGGGCTTGAGGGCGGCCTTGAGCCGGGCCGGGCCAACGGTGTCCACGGTGTAGGCGGCGTCGAGGCCGTCCATGCACAGGGAGTCAAGGGCCGGGTCATACCCCTTGCGATGGTGGGCGGCAAGGTTGCGCACCGTGAGCAGTCCAAAGACCACGGCCTCCACCTCGCGATAATCTCGGGTCCAGACATCCGCGCCCGAGATGTCTGGCCGGGG
The Pseudodesulfovibrio alkaliphilus genome window above contains:
- a CDS encoding thioredoxin family protein; the protein is MTDTARILVCPGCGARNRVQAGREAQATCGKCRAAVFEPKPLELVAATFERQIAGSHAPLLVDFYSPTCGPCLMMVPQFEEAARALHPDVRLAKIDTSAEIEVATRFAIRAVPTLVLFRHGREIARQPGAMNARDIEAWVRSHL
- a CDS encoding PaaI family thioesterase; this translates as MTRKYLEKVCCPDQRVNPLFTFLGIEVEALMPERAMLRLRARPELVQGAGMVAGGILATLLDEAMAHAVLAGNAPREKTTTVDMNVSYLRPVEEGAVLECEARVVRRGKRVVFAEAVLRDLGSDEAEAGKGGPARESARATATFLLV
- a CDS encoding sugar phosphate isomerase/epimerase family protein, whose protein sequence is MSAPADPGPVILLSAGCLFHLPLKRIAQIGRDAGFAGMELIMNSPRLTPEAGLERISEVLPVRSLHAPFRDWAAWGGHLASWKATTALANALPHADHITMHPPGSRLANMIQNRWFEKACDLPLLLDAKGRIRFSLENMPWPEGSPFSRDPLEKLLEQCRDKNVGLTFDVCHMGVSGRNVLDSIAKVPLEMLYNVHFSDARGYTEHLAPGKGCLPLAEFLRHLGGRGYSRYVTLELEPAAFPDDIDGTIAQLDRLRRDMEGWLTTDTERS